In one window of Leguminivora glycinivorella isolate SPB_JAAS2020 chromosome 10, LegGlyc_1.1, whole genome shotgun sequence DNA:
- the LOC125230557 gene encoding acylphosphatase-2-like, with protein sequence MSRLSTYKPPVVHTTDFEVFGKVQGVYFRKYTQKKALDLGVKGWVMNTPHGTVIGQLQGPPEKVQAMKSWLQLIGSPKSKIGKVDFKNEGAIKGCSFQSFTIRR encoded by the coding sequence atgtcAAGATTGTCAACTTACAAGCCACCCGTAGTTCACACAACAGACTTTGAGGTTTTCGGGAAGGTGCAAGGCGTCTATTTTAGAAAATACACACAGAAAAAGGCCTTGGATTTAGGGGTAAAGGGATGGGTGATGAATACTCCTCACGGCACCGTGATTGGCCAACTTCAGGGTCCTCCGGAGAAGGTACAGGCTATGAAGAGCTGGCTGCAGCTGATAGGGAGCCCTAAGTCCAAAATCGGAAAGGTTGACTTCAAAAATGAAGGCGCGATAAAGGGTTGTAGTTTCCAGAGTTTTACTATACgccgttaa
- the LOC125230559 gene encoding acylphosphatase-2-like, which translates to MATNKAVTLATADFEVFGKVQGVYFRKHTQKKAQELGLKGWVMNTAQGTVVGQLQGPPKPLQDMKVWLQMVGSPKSKIEKTTFRNESAINNCAFRSFEIRH; encoded by the coding sequence ATGGCAACCAACAAAGCTGTGACGTTGGCAACAGCCGATTTCGAAGTTTTCGGCAAAGTTCAAGGCGTTTACTTCAGGAAACATACACAGAAGAAAGCACAGGAGTTAGGTTTGAAAGGTTGGGTGATGAACACGGCCCAAGGAACCGTAGTCGGACAACTCCAAGGACCGCCAAAACCACTACAAGATATGAAGGTCTGGTTGCAGATGGTTGGGAGTCCGAAGTCTAAAATTGAGAAAACTACTTTCCGGAACGAAAGTGCCATCAATAACTGTGCTTTTAGAAGCTTTGAAATACGTCATTAA